aaataaaggaaagaatatTTGATAAAGATACAttgacttgaattttttttttttttttgtacttgcATCCAATCAAATCAACTAATTTTGAGATCAAGTTCAAGGAAAAGCAATATTAAAGTTATATTAACCTTTTTGAGTACAGATGGATTACTTGCAGATAACAGAAAAGAGAAATGGTGCTCACAAGACTGCTTCTAGGCCACAAGAAGCATACAATAAACTATGAGAAAGCAAAGTACAATGCTGGAACAGAAGGAAACAACAAAAAAGGTTGGAGTTGGTGTTCTTTTATAACAGAAACAATTATTgccatattttttaaattaaagggCAAGGTTCATGAAAGAGGGTTGGGATAAGGTAATGGGTATCTGCAATTATGTCCAAATTGTGTAACCAAAATTGCAAGTATTAGCTGCAGTGGGGAAAATCATCCCTTATGATAATAAGGAAAGATGTTTATGGTGCTCACAAGACTGCTTCTAGGCCACAAGAAACATACAATAAACTATGAGCAAGCAAAGTACAATGCTGGACCAGAAGGAAACAACAAAAATCTTGGAGTTGCTGTTCTTTTATAACAGCAACAATTATTGCCACATTTTCAATTAAAAGGCAAGGTTCATGAagagagtttttatttttttatttttttatttttggtaaagcaTGGAAGAGGGTTGGCATAAGGTGATGGGTATCTAAAATTATGTCCAGTTGGGTATCCATAATTGCAATTATTAGCTGCAGTGAGGAAAATCAACCCcttataataataaaggaagATGTTAATGACATGCAGGAAGCCATTTCTTGGTGCTCAGTTAATTTAGGTTCCCAGTGGAGAATAGATCTCTACATTTCATTcgaaaatttttaatttaaagtCTTTATATGCTTATGGTTTAATATGTATTTAATTTTGTTAATAAAATGAGATAACCCATGAAATACCACTTTGGGACCTAACACAAAAACTTAAGGTGTTACATGGAGATGGTTTAGACACATCCAAGGTCACATataaccaatgtgggactataCCTCTATAACTCTCAACATCTAAATACTCTCATGTACATGTAACTTCAATTCCATATTAATTAAAGTGGGATAATCTATGAAATATCACTTGGAGATCCACTCCAAAACCTTAatgctccatttggttgcaaaggaacATTTCTTGAGGAAGTgaaatatattttgtaacgaAATTTACTTTTAGTGCTTGTTTGCAAGGGAAATACAGATATTTCTCTCGGAagtgaaatatattttaatgTAAGGCAGAATAAGAATCATTAAAAGCTTCCAGTGTATGAGGACAATCAAGGTACAGTCTTTGAGACAATATTTGTCAATAATTTTCATTGCAATCTTTATCTAGATCTTTGTCATGAAAATGACTTGCAAGAATAACTTTGTAGAGATTTTTTATGCTTTGAACAACCCATTTGTGTCCTTATTTAGACAACCTTTGTTATGAAACTTAAGAATAGATTTGGTTTGAGAGAGCACCATAGAGATTGATATACTTAGATTAGGGAAGATATGGAGAAATGGAGGGATCCAAAACTCTTAAGAGAGAACCAAATCTGCCAAGACAGAGGGAGGCatcttatttgattcttttCGCGATAACTTCCAGATCGGAGAAGCATTTGGTACAGGCTCCAAGTTCATTTCGCTGGCAGAAATGATCCAATCTATTCGGGGCTTGGGGAACCCAAAAATGTGTGATCACTGCAATTGTGTTTGGATGCATGCATCCTATCTTGTATCTTTTTCTATTATATGTTTGTTTAATTGTTTTATCAAAATTTGCACATGTGAGATGAATGCACTCACTAAATAATGAAAGGTCACACTAAAAAAATGGAGTAGAAATCAGATCCAAACTTAATTAATTAGCTTAAACTTGATTTCCTAACTTCAACTTATGCTGCTTGAAATAGACCCATATATAATAGACAAAGACACAAGACAAAATGCATGCATCCAAACACAATCGCATTGATCATTGGCCGATTTGGTTCTCTCCAAGAGTTTTGGATTCTTCCCTTTCTCCATATCTCTGATCCAAAAATACCATTCTCTATTATGCTCTCTTAAACCAAATCTATTCTAAATTTTCATAATAAAGGTTGTTTAAATGAGGATACACATGGGTTGTCTGGGAAGAAAGCATCACAATCTCTACAAAGTTGATCTTGCAAGTCATTTTCAAGACAAAAACTATACAAAGTACAGACAAGATTGCTGTGAGAAGTTGTTGATAAAGATCTCTCAAAACTGTACCTTGATCGTCCTTATACACTAGAAGCATTTAGATGATTCTTATGAAACTATCACATGGAACTTTCATTGATTCCAAGAATAATTATAAAGgcaaggaagtgaaatttttaaaattaaaaaaaatgaagttttgTATTCATTACTCAACaagattgtataaactacttaaacttcttatcatatttagtaatgatacttttttagatatataatttttggaagaaagaaTGATAACTGACTGTGTGTGTTTATGCCTAAGACACAACATTGCGAAAAGATCGCGCTGCCCCATGTTGAAGATGTTCGCGTGTGCTCTCACATTGGCCACAGGCTTTGGCATGCATGTACCTGCATGATCTGGTAGTGTTTTCATGCCTatggtttttattttactttttaatgTCAAAGGATTTTGATGCAAGgtaagtgaaatttaataaccaaacaaAGAATGATTATAGTCATTGATACAtgtgggataatgattacaaaagtttcttttttagttaTAAAATTCACTTCTCTTCGTTTTACCTTCCCATTCAACCAAAtggaaccaaaataaaaatggtTAACTCAATAAAATTGATAAATTCTATGTAacttagaaaaaaattgaaaggacTTTAGTGGAAGAGGAATTTAAGGACAAGTGATCGAGTCACCATTCCTACTTTTGACAATTTAATCATAAGGTTTGGGGAAAAAGGCAAGCATGTGATCACATGTTCGATCACACCTTGTCACaagctttctttctctctctctctctctctctctctcttctcatttaATGATGTTGGCTATTTTCAATGGATCAACAGCCATTAAAACTCATTGTTTTCTAAGTGTGTATGGTACTAATACGATACGGaaaaattgattgcccagtagggtaagaacacgtggtatctaaggaaatgacacgtgtcgctcacctgatagaggctgcaaagAGCTTGACCGTGTCAACcgcatgaagagaatattcctcacgaaggggataagacgtatccgggtaagactcgaagaggaaaggaagtgaacccgaggaggactcctccaagaaaaatagaaaccctaaaccctaaggactataagagagggcccgagcgaaggaaaaaaggtaagcaaaaaaacccacaccattacccttgtgaaaagctgtgcggccgatctctaacttgggcatcggaggactaaccccggataaacatccgggcctctgccttctgtgtttgtgcaggatcagctcatatggattttcggcagcaacataATATAAAGGGGGTGGGAGCGTATCAATCATTCtccttaaaatttaaaaaataaaatgaaattttacaaTCCAgccctaattttttatttatttttattttatttttggggtggggtggggtgcagtgttatcaattcggccgaataattcgcgaattattcggccgaaccgaatttttccaaattttatcaaaaattctgaccgaatccgaattaaaaataaaattctttaaaattcgtggatttttcaaaaatgaatataagtcgcgaataattcggaccgaatccgaattaaaccgaattattcggtccatttaaacattattttaaaaaaaaaaccaaaaaaaacaataaaaaataattaaaaaaaaaaaaaccccaataagcttttttgaccgaatcgttaaattaatcaatcgaattattccgaataattctccgcccgaataattcccgaatccgaatttgttaactatggtgGGGTGGGGTTACCTTCAACCTATTGtaacttttttgttttcattataagtaactttttctttccctcttttcttagatactcttttttttttttcatgagacTTTAGTTAAATTGAAACATAATGATCTAATCAAACTTACATTTTCATTTCCTTGAGGTaccaaaaatttaaaattaatgtTCAAATGTTAATAAGGAAGGCTAGAACTGCATGATTCTCTATGTAATTACATACtatttgttttccctttttgttttatttaacgaattttagtttcaaattaaacaaatatatatatgtttagggTCCTCAATCACAAACGTATTCTCACCACCATTAGGTCATTTCCATCATTATCATATATtgttatcatcatcatcatcatttttaaAAGTTTGGATTGGAGACTGATAAAGGGTAGCTAATTCTTGTGATGCAAACAAAGTTGACCAGCTGTTTCAGTCGGATTCGTTCCTCAATCTTTACCAGCTGTTTTCATGCTTGGATCAGCTTGAGCTTCAGTCATTTTCTTCCCAAAGAGAATTGAAACTCATGCCCGCAAGATGAGGAAGATGTCTCCGGTGAAAGCTCTTGCTGATTAAAAGATCTGAGATTAGTTTAACTCTTATCACTCATTTTCTCCGAAACTTGGTGAATGTTGAAACTCATGCAGTACCAAACAAACTATACCTGATGCatgtcaagagagagagagagaaatcacaAGCCATGACGACAATATGACACTTAATTGAGTATGGTTCCATGAGACTCAAAATTTGATGTGCATGATCCTACCGCTCTAGATCGGGTAGTCCTTTCTAAGCAGAAATGATGTGAGATCAACATTCATATCATTGATACGAGAACGAGTGAGAGCACCAGAGTCTCAAACTAAGATCCACGAGAGCTTCACTCCATGGTCTCTATTCAAGTGGCAGTACCATGCTTTTGAATTGACATCCACATACGCCTACTCTTGATCAAGCAGCCCTTTGTAAAGAACTCCGCCATACTCCAAAGTCTGTCTGCGGCCAAGTAGCCATTTCCTAGCGACTTTTCTCTAGCATCAAACTACCCCTTTTGTATGAAGGTTAGGACCGGAAATCAACTACTCTAATGCCATTGATATGAACCTGAAGAGAACTCACCCTTCCCCTTAAAAATTGACCTctgaggttaaaaaaaaaaaaaaaaactctagaccatatcaacccacatcaaagCCCTTGTGTGACCTACGTTGGATCAGCCCCCATCTAACTGATGTTACAGTACCATCACTATTCACCTCCTCACCCATGATGCTTTTATAGGTTCCTAAATTGGCTTCTAATCTTTGAAGACCtggaaaataataaaacataatAATTCTCGCAACAACCTTCCCAGAAACTATTTTcattctcattaaaaaaaaaaaccaaagctgcaggagtagattttttttttaatttccctttttctgTTAAATAGATCAAATGGCCGCCAACTCTCTGTTTCCTTGTCAGGCTCACCACATGAAGCAGAACTGAAGCTCCTTGTGGGCTGAGAACTGCTACTTTGAAACTGGAATTTGTGCGCTTATTTAAGTTGCTACTTGCTCACTTGCTCATTGTACCTTAAGTagaatctttggatttttatcaTTAGGATATTTTGAGATCCAACACAGTTTCATGGAATTTGCAGACATATTGTACTTCATACAAGTAGTGTATAAATAGGCTGACCAATATTTGTGAatataatataaatttaaaTCTTGCTCAGATTTACTCGGAATCATCAGAATCATCAGATTCACTTCTTTCAGGCTCCCCAGCAGCATTGATTTCAGCCCCTGGGGCATCTGGCTTTGGGGCAGGTGCAGGTGCGACTTTTTTGGTTGCATTTCGCACATTGTTGACAGCATCTTCATGCTCTACTGCTCCAGCATGTGAACTAACTATTACAAGTCAAGGATTAGTCACATAAACAGATGGGCATTTGTATGCATAAGTGTAGGTTGCTGTTCTATGTGAATTGCATGACACAATTACGGCATTGTGGGACCAACATCCTATGCCACTGGATCCAAAACACAGCAAGAGACggggaaggggagaagaagacaatgaaCAAGGATGTATAAGATCTAATGGTATAGTGTTACTATACCAGTTACATCATTGCCTTTGACATAGACTAGTAGATCAAAAAGGCCAGATCAGATTATGCAGCCATTTACTTTCAATGGAATTCAAATGTGATTCCACCCTTCTATTCCACCTCAACAATTTATAAAAATCCTCTAGGCTGCAATGGGCATGCATGGATGATGTCAATTAGCAAAGTGAATTTAGAGAATGACCAAAAAGGATATCAACATTCTCTGCAGTTCCACCAGCCATAATGTTCACCAGATCCTTCTCAACCCGTTGAACCAGCTCTGGCTGCAAATCCATCAGCAACTGAGATCATTACCTGGCACAGATATTGCACATTAATGGAACAAACAAGTGCAAATTTGAGCACATTGTATACATTTAGATCTGGTTCCCTACGAAAGCGCCGCCGTCGAGCATCTCTCATTGGAGGAGTGAGGCCATGCCTGTATTCTACATCATCTGGGGCAGTATCACCCTCTTCTCGTACCATAATTATCTGTTGCAAACCAAATAGTCCAAATTTCATGCAATAGAATTGGGACATGTCCCCACAACTCTGAGCAAAATAAATACCAACCTGACCAATGTCTGCTGTTTTGATTAGCACATTATCATCATAGGTTTTATATGATTCCACACCGGTAGGAAGATCCAAGAGAGACGTAGGGAAACGATCACTGCCTATGACAAATGTTCCATTCCTTCCATCCTctgcaaaatataaaatttcaaaatgctcTTTTATCCTATAAGCCTAGAATCATCATCCAGAACATTTAAGCCTTTCTTCTTTCACAGCCGGACAAATTCCTGTAACTCCCAGCCACTCAGGAAACATATTAATAATCAGTCGTAAAATTATTATGGACACAATTTACATAACTAATCTATTGTGAACTTATTCTTATAGTGAATTTCTGATCAAAGCAGACATGGTTGATTATAAAAATTCCATAAAAAATGAATCTAGAAAATGCAGTTGCCACTTTCCAGATCAATGCAGTCGCTATTCAAGTGTCCAAGCATAATTTAAGGTGCAAATCCCAGCTTTGATGGAAGAAAgtgaaccattttttttttaaatttatttagaTTCATGGCATAAAAAATACATTCGAACATTGATAAGGAGGTATGCTATCCCAAACTCTCCTATACCCACCCTTAAACAAGAGAAACTATGTAATGAAGAAGCCTATTTAACCAGCATTTAGCAATAAATCACACtgagagcaacccagtgcacaaggctcccgccactgcagggtttgggaggggcaagtgtacacagccttaccccccgCTTCGCAGAaaaggctgtttccaagttttgaacctgtgaccaacatgttgcaatagggCAACTTAACCAGCATTTAGCAATAAATCACACTATGCAGCATTAAAaccactttctttttttatttcaattttttagggGGGTTGATGTGGGATAATTAAAACTCAGATGATAAATGTATCAAGAGCATCGACTTTATTCAACGTTTTTGTTTGCGCTTTTATTAAAACTACAGTGAGATTCAGACCAGGAAAAAACTGGTTTCAAACTGAAATTTTGAACAAGAAGCTTCACACTCATCCATTAACGTCAAATTAATTGgaagagtaaaaacttgtacACTGCTTTTATTGAAGTCACGGAGACAAAAATGTTACCAGAAAAGGACAAATCCAATGAATTATCCTCGGATGATAATGCATTTTCATTCAAAAGGCGGTCTATTCGCTCAGCAACAGAAGGTGGAACTCGGAGTATGAATTGTTCTTCCATTTCCAGATGAATCTATTATACCGAGAAAATAGTCAAATCTGGGATGGAAGAATTTAATAAGTTAAATGGATAAATCATCTCTCCTGTATTCAGAACGGTTGATTTACCCTGAAAAACACATGGCAGAAATATCGCATGAAGAAATAAATGGACAAGCTTAACTCATGAATAAACTCAATCTTAGCTTTCTCAGTActcaatgaaagaagaaaaaggaaaaagacatTTGGTTTACAAAAAACAAATCAGCACTGAATGCAAGAGAAATTGAGCTAAAACTATCCAGTAACTACAAAGCCTGGATCAGATCTGGCTGACTTAATTCACACAAGTagctttacccaaaaaaaaattcacacaactaagagagggggggggggagggttaAGGAATAGTAGAGAGAGAATTTAGATTTAGTCAGATTAAGTGTGATTTCTTGTCAGAATCAATGATTGAATTTTTCTCAGTTAcaaggaaaatataaaataccaACCTAAGACGCACTTTTCTGGCAACTATGCTGTAAATCCTCTGATGTTAGATGATGTAGTCTCTAATGTTATATGTTATAGGTTATACACTGTACTCTACCAAACTGTAACTAGGTGCATATCATCCAAGGGCAGATAATCTCACATTTCCTATGATTCAATATTTAAAACACATATCTGTAACTATTAATCTATGTTGTGTGCTTAATCTCCCCTAatataaccttacaatctttaTATAATAACCTATCAGCAGCACCTTCTGATAAGAAAGAAGTCTGTTTGGCTATCATTTTGCCCACTTTTGAAGGTtataaaaaattctctcttttcaaagcaTGTGATCACTATTAATAAATCATAAGCTACAACTTCTTCTAAAACTGAAGTGCCCTGCTCGATCATATCTCAAGATCATACCGTTCATCAATTCTTTCATAATCCCTACTATCTCTTCCAACATGTCCATTAAGATATACCCCTATAATAATAGTTTCTCCTTAATTAATTCCTTGAACTAATCTATCCATATTTTCCCACAATTTCTTCTCAGTATTTTCATCTAATCTGATTTGGGGTGTGTAAGCACTAATCATATTGATTATCTCTTTTCTCAACACAAGTTTGATGGATACTATTCTACCACCAATCTTTTTAACATCTACTACTATTCCCACCCCACTTCTATTATTTTTCTCCCCAGTATACCAAAGTTTATAATCATCTAATTCCTAGCTTTTTTATCCTTCTGTATAGTATCCTTCATACAACCTATGTTTATTCTCTTCCATGTCATACCTATCACTTTTGAACTCTTTCCCATTGAAGTTCCTATGTTCC
This genomic stretch from Macadamia integrifolia cultivar HAES 741 chromosome 2, SCU_Mint_v3, whole genome shotgun sequence harbors:
- the LOC122092371 gene encoding transcription initiation factor TFIID subunit 7 isoform X2 → MEEQFILRVPPSVAERIDRLLNENALSSEDNSLDLSFSEDGRNGTFVIGSDRFPTSLLDLPTGVESYKTYDDNVLIKTADIGQIIMVREEGDTAPDDVEYRHGLTPPMRDARRRRFRREPDLNPELVQRVEKDLVNIMAGGTAENVDAGAVEHEDAVNNVRNATKKVAPAPAPKPDAPGAEINAAGEPERSESDDSDDSE
- the LOC122092371 gene encoding transcription initiation factor TFIID subunit 7 isoform X1, with the protein product MEEQFILRVPPSVAERIDRLLNENALSSEDNSLDLSFSEDGRNGTFVIGSDRFPTSLLDLPTGVESYKTYDDNVLIKTADIGQIIMVREEGDTAPDDVEYRHGLTPPMRDARRRRFRREPDLNPELVQRVEKDLVNIMAGGTAENVVSSHAGAVEHEDAVNNVRNATKKVAPAPAPKPDAPGAEINAAGEPERSESDDSDDSE